One region of Brassica napus cultivar Da-Ae chromosome A10, Da-Ae, whole genome shotgun sequence genomic DNA includes:
- the LOC106391103 gene encoding probable serine/threonine-protein kinase PBL9, which yields MGACLSAQVKAESPGASPKFKDTGSLGSKGSSVSVRPTPRSEGEILQSPNLKSFSFAELKSATRNFRPDSVLGEGGFGCVFKGWIDEKSLTATKPGTGLVIAVKKLNQDGWQGHQEWLAEVNYLGQFSHGHLVKLIGYCLEDEHRLLVYEFMPRGSLENHLFRRGLYFQPLSWKLRLKVALGAAKGLAFLHSSETRVIYRDFKTSNILLDSEYNAKLSDFGLAKDGPIGDESHVSTRVMGTHGYAAPEYLATGHLTTKSDVYSFGVVLLELLSGRRAMDRNRPSGERNLVEWAKPYLANKRKIFRVVDNRLQDQFSMEEACKVATLSLRCLTTEIKLRPDMKEVVSQLEHIQSLNASRGGNVDRTERRVRRRSDSVVTKNLDAGFVRQTAVGCTVVAYPRPSASPLYV from the exons ATGGGGGCTTGCTTGAGTGCTCAGGTCAAAGCTGAGAGCCCAG GAGCGAGTCCGAAGTTCAAAGATACTGGTAGTCTTGGGAGTAAGGGTTCATCTGTGTCTGTAAGACCAACCCCTAGAAGTGAGGGTGAGATCTTACAGTCACCAAACCTCAAGAGTTTCAGCTTTGCTGAGCTCAAATCCGCAACTAGGAACTTCAGACCAGACAGTGTGCTTGGTGAAGGTGGATTCGGTTGTGTCTTTAAAGGATGGATTGATGAGAAGTCTCTCACGGCTACAAAACCAGGCACCGGTTTGGTTATTGCTGTTAAAAAGCTTAACCAAGATGGTTGGCAAGGTCACCAGGAGTGGCTG GCTGAAGTGAATTACCTAGGTCAGTTTTCTCATGGACACCTCGTGAAGCTGATAGGTTATTGCCTAGAGGATGAGCACCGTCTTCTTGTTTACGAGTTCATGCCACGTGGTAGCCTAGAGAATCATCTTTTCAGGA GGGGTTTGTATTTCCAACCGTTATCTTGGAAACTCCGTTTAAAAGTTGCTCTTGGTGCTGCAAAGGGACTTGCTTTTCTTCACAGCTCCGAGACAAGAGTGATATACAGAGACTTCAAGACTTCTAACATCCTTCTTGATTcg GAGTATAACGCAAAGCTTTCTGATTTTGGGTTGGCCAAGGATGGTCCAATAGGAGATGAAAGTCATGTCTCTACACGTGTCATGGGTACACATGGATATGCAGCTCCTGAGTACCTCGCAACCG GTCATCTAACAACAAAGAGTGATGTCTATAGCTTCGGGGTTGTACTTCTGGAGCTGTTGTCTGGTCGTCGAGCCATGGACAGAAACAGACCGTCTGGAGAGAGGAACCTTGTGGAGTGGGCTAAACCATACCTTGCCAACAAAAGAAAGATATTCAGAGTAGTTGATAATCGTCTTCAGGACCAGTTCTCTATGGAAGAAGCATGTAAAGTGGCTACTCTGTCTCTGAGGTGTCTTACTACAGAGATTAAGCTTAGACCAGATATGAAAGAAGTGGTTTCTCAACTTGAgcatattcagtctctaaatgCTTCTAGAGGAGGAAACGTGGATAGGACAGAGAGAAGAGTGCGTAGGAGAAGTGACAGTGTTGTTACCAAAAACCTTGATGCAGGTTTTGTTAGGCAGACCGCTGTGGGCTGTACAGTTGTCGCTTATCCTCGCCCATCTGCTTCGCCGCTGTATGTCTGA
- the LOC125579287 gene encoding uncharacterized protein LOC125579287, with translation MEEIEEMEDIEETEDTEEMEDTEVAVEVTATTAEEEGTEDLIGTVEIKQTSHVSDRLLKLQETTESKDGDETHEADGLLMHEVVFLNKRNVKPKDLESSTDGDKIWYLDNGASNHMTGNRSFFRTIDNMITGKVRFRDDSRIDIKGKGAVLFITPNGERKILADVYYIPKLKSNIISLVQAT, from the coding sequence ATGGAGGAAATAGAGGAAATGGAGGATATAGAGGAGACGGAGGACACAGAGGAGATGGAGGATACAGAGGTCGCGGTCGAAGTAACCGCTACTACGGCAGAGGAAGAGGGCACGGAAGATCTTATTGGGACAGTAGAGATAAAACAAACATCACATGTTTCAGATAGACTTCTCAAGCTACAAGAGACAACCGAGAGCAAAGATGGAGATGAAACTCACGAAGCTGATGGACTTTTAATGCATGAGGTTGTATTTCTCAACAAACGGAACGTGAAACCTAAAGATCTTGAGTCTAGTACTGATGGAGATAAGATATGGTACTTAGACAATGGAGCATCTAACCATATGACAGGAAACCGCAGCTTCTTCAGGACTATTGACAACATGATTACCGGGAAGGTCCGTTTCAGAGATGATTCGAGAATAGACATCAAGGGAAAGGGAGCCGTTCTGTTTATCACTCCCAACGGAGAGAGAAAGATCCTTGCAGATGTCTACTACATTCCAAAACTCAAAAGCAATATCATAAGCCTCGTTCAAGCCACATAA
- the LOC125575387 gene encoding alpha-glucosidase 2-like, whose amino-acid sequence MFGQVKLSDTAEDDSNVYVFQISTMSQFSTIDIAFISGIDEKTADMEDRTNTLTGSQLTTLLAEKHVAFDEKFRECFNLSEEV is encoded by the exons ATGTTTGGGCAAGTTAAACTCTCTGACACTGCGGAGGATGATTCCAACGTTTATGTTTTTCAG ATTTCCACTATGAGCCAGTTCTCTACTATAGATATTGCCTTCATATCTGGGATAGATGAAAAAACTGCCGATATGGAGGATCGTACAAACACTCTTACAG GTTCGCAACTCACTACTCTACTTGCAGAGAAACATGTAGCatttgatgaaaaattcagGGAATGCTTCAACCTTTCTGAAGAGGTTTGA